The following proteins come from a genomic window of Populus nigra chromosome 6, ddPopNigr1.1, whole genome shotgun sequence:
- the LOC133697408 gene encoding ferredoxin C 1, chloroplastic-like: protein MAALHFTPSPSFILTRHKLPTEVSSFKLHYKAGRSLKTVVRSYKVVIEHEGQSTELEVEPDETILSKALDSGLTVPHDCKLGVCMTCPAKLISGSVDQSDGMLSDDVVERGYALLCAAYPMSDCQIRVIPEEELLSLQLATAND from the coding sequence ATGGCAGCCCTTCATTTCACCCCATCTCCTTCCTTCATCCTAACCAGACATAAACTACCCACCGAGGTCTCTTCTTTTAAGCTCCACTACAAAGCTGGCAGATCCTTGAAGACTGTAGTTAGGTCCTACAAAGTGGTGATTGAGCATGAAGGTCAATCCACGGAGCTGGAGGTCGAACCGGATGAGACCATACTGTCCAAGGCGTTGGACTCTGGATTGACTGTGCCTCATGATTGCAAACTTGGGGTGTGCATGACTTGCCCAGCAAAGCTAATAAGTGGCTCGGTTGATCAGAGTGATGGTATGCTCAGTGATGATGTGGTCGAGCGAGGGTATGCACTGCTCTGCGCAGCCTATCCAATGTCAGATTGTCAAATTAGGGTTATTCCTGAAGAGGAGCTTCTGTCACTGCAACTAGCAACAGCTAATGACTGA
- the LOC133695683 gene encoding transcription repressor OFP12-like: protein MPTIFWKNILKCLPTITPSSHPLPPSELQEYSDPLLPSATAAAPTTSIMIKNFNSLYDLSSASTSKSLSTPSTNSSSSSYSDPDTDSTPDFATIIASQRFFSSSPGRSNSIIESMQELHTPVSGGVAIKKYSLDPYIDFKNSMQEMIEAREIRDVRANWDYLHELISCYLKLNPKNTHKFIISAFADIIVCLLSSPSPEPDTHWKPEGLQ from the coding sequence ATGCCCACCATCTTCTGGAAGAACATTCTCAAATGCTTACCCACCATAACCCCGTCCTCACATCCATTGCCCCCCTCAGAGTTGCAAGAGTATAGTGATCCATTACTACCATCCGCTACCGCCGCCGCCCCCACCACATCAATAATGATCAAGAACTTCAACTCCCTCTATGACCTCTCCTCAGCATCCACCTCCAAATCCCTCAGTACTCCCTCCACCAACTCCTCCTCCTCATCTTACTCCGATCCTGACACCGACTCGACGCCTGATTTTGCCACCATTATCGCCTCCCAAcgtttcttctcctcctccccTGGCCGCTCCAACTCCATCATTGAGTCCATGCAAGAGCTTCATACCCCAGTCAGTGGAGGTGTTGCCATTAAAAAGTATTCACTAGATCCttatatagattttaaaaactcAATGCAAGAGATGATTGAAGCAAGAGAGATAAGGGACGTTAGGGCTAATTGGGACTACTTGCATGAGTTGATCTCTTGCTATCTtaaattaaaccctaaaaacaCCCACAAGTTTATCATTAGTGCTTTCGCTGATATAATTGTTTGCCTATTGTCTTCGCCCTCGCCGGAACCCGACACCCACTGGAAACCTGAAGGCCTTCAATAA
- the LOC133697542 gene encoding lactoylglutathione lyase yields the protein MAVAKGACLNHISRESSDIRRLANFYKDIFGFEEIESPKFEFKVIWLKISPDLALHLIERSPDTKLPEGPYSASSPVLDPTHLPRGHHVCFSVSNFDSLVQSLKDKGIETFQRSVPNRPIRQVFFFDPDGNGLEVASRDE from the exons atggcagTCGCTAAAGGAGCGTGCCTGAACCACATATCTCGAGAATCATCAGATATAAGAAGGCTTGCCAATTTCTACAAAGACATATTTGGTTTTGAAGAGATAGAGAGCCCAAAGTTCGAGTTCAAGGTTATATGGCTTAAGATCTCTCCAGATCTCGCTCTCCACTTAATCGAGAGGAGCCCAGATACCAAGCTTCCTGAAGGACCCTACAGTGCATCGTCACCGGTTCTTGATCCTACCCATCTCCCTAGAGGACATCATGTCTGCTTCTCTGTCTCCAATTTTGACTCCCTTGTCCAATCTCTCAAG GACAAGGGAATAGAAACGTTTCAGAGGTCTGTACCTAATCGGCCAATTAGGCAGGTCTTCTTCTTTGATCCAGATG GTAATGGATTGGAGGTTGCAAGTCGTGATGAATAG